The nucleotide sequence AAGGCCAAGCTCTACACCTTCGATCTCTCGGTCTTTGACGTCACCTGGTTCGCCCAGGACGTCGATCTGGCCGCCAAGCTGACCGAACAGTTGGTCGTCAAGACCGGCCGCCGTCTGCATCAGGCCTCGGCCGCCTATCTGGAATTCCTGCGCCTGGGCGGCCAGATTCGTTTTGAAGACCTGACCGCTCCGCTTATTCGCGACATCTTGAAGCGCGGCCGGCCCATCCTGGCCGGCTTGTCCGCCACCTATCTCTACCGCACCCCGCGCGAGCGCGACGTGGCCGGCAAGACCGTGTTCGACGATCTGCGCGGCAAGCCGTCCGGGCATTTCGTGGTGATAAACGGCTACGATTCCTCGGCCCGCGTCACCCATATCGCCGATCCGCTCCTGCCCAATCCCATCAGCCGCAGCCAATACTACGAGGTGACGCTCAATCATCTGGTCTGCGCCGTCATGCTTGGCGTCATCACCGACGACGCCAATCTGCTCGTGCTTTCGCCTCGAAAGAAAAGCCGGTCCGA is from Solidesulfovibrio magneticus RS-1 and encodes:
- a CDS encoding C39 family peptidase, coding for MIVSRLVEPQTLALSILPQPDDATCGPTCLHAVYGYYGDHLPLEDVIAEAPTLPDGGTLGAYLGCHALRRGYKAKLYTFDLSVFDVTWFAQDVDLAAKLTEQLVVKTGRRLHQASAAYLEFLRLGGQIRFEDLTAPLIRDILKRGRPILAGLSATYLYRTPRERDVAGKTVFDDLRGKPSGHFVVINGYDSSARVTHIADPLLPNPISRSQYYEVTLNHLVCAVMLGVITDDANLLVLSPRKKSRSEDRQRSL